A stretch of Imperialibacter roseus DNA encodes these proteins:
- a CDS encoding amidohydrolase family protein, giving the protein MKNVVSYLFLLFILGACSSTKEKTGTSQAEAIEQQTIRKIDVHAHYRYARPYLSSFFQDWIMQAVLVDVAKEDSTGINRSWKQYVDMDIENPGVFYLCSSLVGVGIDDPDFATKNIERLKNEIATGAKMVKVWKNFGMVTKDGSGQFIQIDDARLQPVWDFLKENGIPVMAHIGEPVQAWRPLDNPMNPHYEYYKNNPQYHAFAHPEIPSYETIIAARDRWIAANPDLPILCAHMGSMSHNVDMVAERLDKYPNMMVEPAARFGDLASQNSDKVKAFFVKYQDRIMFGTDFGNYDPAVDWTAEQLDAEQKDLDATYNDLWRYLSTTDSLVIRKQHTRGLGLPREVLEKVYFQNASNFLGLE; this is encoded by the coding sequence ATGAAAAATGTAGTTTCTTATCTCTTCCTCCTCTTCATCCTTGGAGCCTGTAGCTCCACAAAAGAAAAGACTGGCACGAGCCAGGCAGAGGCAATCGAACAGCAAACGATACGAAAAATAGATGTGCATGCGCACTACCGCTACGCCCGCCCCTACCTTTCCTCCTTTTTTCAGGATTGGATCATGCAGGCGGTGCTGGTGGATGTGGCTAAAGAGGATTCTACCGGCATCAACCGTAGCTGGAAGCAGTATGTGGATATGGATATTGAAAACCCCGGGGTATTTTACCTGTGTAGTTCACTGGTGGGTGTGGGTATTGATGACCCGGACTTTGCCACCAAAAACATTGAACGGCTGAAAAACGAGATTGCCACCGGTGCCAAAATGGTGAAGGTGTGGAAGAACTTCGGTATGGTGACCAAAGACGGCAGCGGGCAGTTCATCCAGATTGACGATGCCCGTCTTCAGCCTGTTTGGGATTTTCTAAAGGAAAACGGCATCCCCGTCATGGCCCATATAGGTGAGCCGGTGCAGGCATGGCGGCCGTTGGACAACCCAATGAATCCGCACTACGAGTACTACAAAAACAATCCGCAATACCATGCGTTCGCCCATCCTGAAATCCCAAGCTATGAAACCATCATTGCTGCCCGTGACCGGTGGATTGCAGCAAATCCGGATTTGCCCATTTTGTGCGCCCACATGGGCAGCATGTCGCACAACGTGGATATGGTGGCTGAGCGCCTGGACAAATATCCAAACATGATGGTTGAGCCTGCTGCCCGGTTTGGCGACCTGGCCAGCCAGAACAGCGACAAGGTGAAGGCCTTCTTTGTGAAGTACCAGGACAGGATCATGTTCGGCACCGACTTCGGGAATTACGATCCGGCAGTGGACTGGACAGCCGAACAGCTCGACGCTGAGCAGAAAGACCTCGATGCCACTTACAACGACCTGTGGCGGTACCTAAGCACCACCGATTCGCTGGTCATCAGGAAGCAGCATACCAGGGGCCTGGGCCTACCCAGGGAGGTATTGGAAAAGGTTTACTTTCAAAATGCTAGTAATTTCCTGGGGCTTGAATAA
- a CDS encoding TolB family protein, translating to MKIKTPLLNLCSTFIFVLLLHSSMAQPGTLGVFTNNADVGATKTVGKTTYDSNKQSYTISGSGENIWSQKDEFQYAYRKMTGDFILRANVAFVGEGVDPHRKIGWMVRHSLEVNSPCVSAAVHGDGLVSLQFRENPQSDMDQKAFAMTHADVIQLERRGDTFIMSAAKMGERFFEEQVSGIELGNEVYIGLSVCAHNPDVVETATFKNVRVIVPPKPDYVPYRDYIGSHIELMDVATGDRKIVFSADNSWQAPNWMVDDNVFTVNSDGLLYDFDLRTGKPTKLETGAAVRNNNDHVLSFDGKQMGISSTPPEDGHSIIFTMPRKGGNPKRLTPNGPSYLHGWSPNAKELVYTAVRDNAWNIFKIPASGGQEVQLTKTPGLDDGPEYTPDGKYIYFNSNRTGIGQIWRMKPDGSNPEQVTFDELNDWFPHISPDGKWIVFISFPRTVDSGQHPFYKHCYIRLMPITGGEPKIIGYIYGGQGSMNVPNWSPDGKRIAFVSNSAFLNY from the coding sequence ATGAAAATCAAAACACCACTATTGAACCTTTGCAGCACTTTCATCTTTGTACTACTTCTTCACTCCTCCATGGCGCAACCTGGCACACTGGGAGTGTTCACCAACAACGCAGACGTGGGCGCTACGAAAACAGTCGGAAAAACGACTTACGATTCAAACAAGCAGTCATATACCATTTCGGGCTCAGGGGAAAACATATGGAGCCAGAAAGATGAGTTTCAGTATGCCTACCGCAAAATGACAGGAGACTTTATCCTCCGGGCAAACGTAGCATTTGTTGGTGAGGGCGTTGACCCACACCGTAAGATTGGCTGGATGGTAAGGCATAGCCTCGAAGTGAACTCCCCTTGTGTGTCGGCAGCTGTGCATGGCGATGGGCTTGTGTCGCTGCAGTTCCGTGAAAACCCACAGTCGGACATGGATCAGAAGGCGTTCGCCATGACCCACGCCGATGTCATTCAATTGGAACGAAGAGGGGACACCTTCATCATGTCGGCAGCTAAAATGGGAGAGCGGTTTTTTGAGGAGCAGGTATCGGGCATCGAGCTGGGCAACGAGGTGTATATCGGCCTGTCGGTTTGTGCTCACAACCCCGATGTGGTTGAAACGGCCACCTTCAAAAATGTGCGGGTGATTGTTCCGCCAAAGCCGGATTATGTGCCCTACAGAGATTATATCGGCAGTCATATTGAGCTGATGGACGTCGCCACGGGTGATCGAAAAATTGTTTTCAGCGCAGATAACTCCTGGCAGGCACCCAACTGGATGGTAGACGATAATGTCTTTACGGTTAACTCCGATGGATTGCTCTATGATTTTGATTTGAGAACCGGAAAGCCAACAAAACTGGAAACTGGCGCTGCCGTGAGAAACAACAACGACCATGTGCTATCTTTTGATGGAAAGCAAATGGGCATCAGCAGTACCCCACCGGAAGACGGGCATTCCATTATTTTCACCATGCCCAGAAAGGGCGGCAATCCGAAACGGCTCACCCCAAATGGCCCCTCCTACCTTCACGGCTGGTCGCCAAATGCCAAAGAGCTGGTATACACTGCCGTGCGAGACAATGCATGGAATATTTTCAAAATACCTGCTTCAGGGGGCCAGGAGGTGCAGCTTACCAAAACTCCCGGCCTTGATGACGGGCCGGAATATACCCCGGATGGGAAATACATATACTTCAACTCCAATCGGACAGGCATAGGCCAGATTTGGCGCATGAAGCCCGACGGAAGCAATCCGGAGCAGGTGACTTTCGACGAGCTGAACGACTGGTTTCCACACATTTCTCCCGACGGCAAATGGATCGTTTTCATTTCCTTCCCGAGAACGGTGGACTCAGGACAGCACCCGTTTTATAAGCACTGCTATATCCGGCTAATGCCGATTACCGGGGGTGAGCCAAAAATTATTGGCTATATTTATGGAGGCCAGGGCTCTATGAATGTACCGAACTGGTCACCCGACGGGAAACGCATCGCCTTCGTAAGCAACAGCGCTTTCTTGAACTACTAG